AGAGGCTACATAGTATCCTATTTTATGGATATAAACCTAATTTATATAACTTAAATGCCTATAAATTAAAGAGTGATAACTTTAGAATTTTGGGCTGTTGTTGAAAGTAATGCTTCAGGtttatatttgtatcttttcttaCCGGTAGGAATTTATCATACAGATACACAAATGCAGTTCCCAGGTCAAAGGGAACACATTTTTATGATACTGCCAAATTGCCATTTCAAAAGATTGTACTACGTTATGTTCATACAAGAAATCATTTTCAGAGTCATCTCATAGATGCCACTTCAGGTAGGGCAGGATGACTCCCATTTTAGGGGGAACATAAATTTACTTCCAGAGTAagctttcttccccttctcccagGTTTGGTGTATTTTCTTAGCTCACCTAGAAGTGGCATGATTTTAGTATTTGAAACAGTATCACTTCACTTCTTAacttctctattttgttttctgcttttagaCAGATGCATTGATAACTCCCTTTGTGGGTTTAATAGACCACAACTTCCAGGCCCAGCCGAATCCTGCTGAAGTTAAGGATGTATTCCTGGTGCCTCTGGCCTATTTCCTGCATCCACAGGTCCATGACCAGCATTACGTCACACGTCTCGGTCACCGTTTTATTAATCATATCTTTGAGTACACAAACCCTGAAGATGGTGTCACTTACCAGATCAAGGGAATGACGGCAAACCTTGCAGTGTTAGTGGCCTttatcattttggaaaaaaaacccaccttTGAGGTTCAATTTAATCTTAGTGATGTATTATCATCCTCTGAAGAGTTATTCCTGAAGGTTCATAAAAAAGCTACAAGCAAGTTATGATTTACGAGACCAAGAGACAAAGAACTATCCACGAGGATTCTGTGTGTGCTTATCCATAGAACAACAATAACGCCAGCTGTTGGAATTTGACAGGTGTGAATATTTTTTCTGCAGTATGTAGTTAGAATCTTTGCCTCTTTTCCAGTTGCCTTCTATTGTCTGAAAAAGTAAAAgtcattcaaaaatgaaaaatatgtttatagtGTTGCATATTTTTACccaaaatatgttaatatttcttACACATATAAgaaagaatatgtggcacatagtaggcccttaataaagatttgttgaataTATGACCATGTAGCATTTACCTTATTTGTAGgaggcaaatatatatattttttcttttttttttttttaagacagagtctctctctgtcacccaggctggagtgcagtggcacgattttggctcggctcactgcaacctgccactcctgggttcaagtgattcttctgactcagcgtcccaagtagctgggatcactagctgccactatgcctggctaatttttatatttttagtagagaaaaggtttcgccctgttggccaggctgttctcgaactcctgacctcaggtgctccacccacctcggcctctgaaagtgctgggattataggtgtgagccactgcatccggatggctatatatatatatatatatatatatttttaatctgttATTACATGTAACAGAAACTTCTGGCCATCCATCAAAACCTATCTTCCCTGTCCCCTATGGTGGTAGAGTTTAAGCTGGGTCCACAGCACTCCAGGTAGAAACAGCATTACTCCAGATCCCTTGCCATTCAAGTGAACTCTGGGACTTAGTTTAGGCCAATGAGTTATGGGTGTAAGTTGACTTTCCAGGTCATCTCCAACTTAAGAGATAAGCCAGTCTCCCTAGAGTCCCTCTAGTTCTTTTATCCATGAGCTGCAACGTGGACTTGTCTGCAACCCAGCCTTGACCATACAAATGAGGACATTTCCTGGGGGAATGGCAGAACCAAAAGATGTCAGAGCTTAAATCAATGAATGACTCTGTGGAACAAAGTAACCTTCCAACCTGGGCTCTTCCCTTGGTACTGTTAcatcagaaaagaataaaattcggTGTCATCTCTCTGCCACTATAATTTGGAGTCACTTTTCTATAGCAGAGCTAACCAGTATGCTCCAACACCTGAAAATAGCTAGACTATTCGTCTGAACTTGAAGTGTTGTGAGCAGTTAGAAATGGGGATGatctgacactttttttttttttaatttttttgtgatggaTTCTTgcttcttcacccaggctggagtgcagtggcatgatctcggctcaccgcgaCCTCCGCCTGCAAttgtcaagcgattctcctgcctcagcctcccaagtatctgggattacaagcgcccaccaccacgcccagctaattttgttttatttttagtaaagatggggtttcactgtgttggtcaggctggtctcgaactcttgacctcaggtaatctacctgtttcggcttcccaaagtgctgagattacaggcatgagccaccaagcccaactgATCTGATACCTTACATGTAGGTTCTGGGAAACACATAGGATGCCCTCCCTGGGTAGGAGGTGGGGTTCGGCAATCACCATCCAGGGCAGCTGAAATTGAGGAATATGAGAGGCTTCTATGCCTACCAATTGGGAGGGATAATGATGTATGTTTAGAGATCATGAGGGCAGAAAAACAGTGATTTAGAGCATCAGCCCCAAATCAGAAGACAAAAAGACAGACATTCTGTAATGCACCTTGAGGTCTTCTACTTCGTATGTGGGCATCTCCATATATCATGCTTCAGAGTTAGCCTGGGttgttttgtttaattatatGAATCATCCTTGAGGCCAGAGAGGCAAGTGAGTCAAGCAACATAACCACAATTCTGTGACGGCAATTTCACATCTTATTGTTATTAGCTTTCTAGAGAACCAAACCATTTTTAATAAGACTTTGTTATAGTTGAAAATGTGATGCCCACACCAAACCTATCAATCAGCCATGCAGCTATCCATTGCtgctgagtttttcttttctgagttggcaaagccaaataCCTGATTGGCTCCTTTATACCCATATATGTTTAAGTGTCAGAAATCTGGCTCCAACCATGAAAGCAGATGTTGGGTGCGCTTCCCCATTAACATTCTGTAACCAGCCCTGCGTGAACAGGCCTGAACTATTTCCGAACCATTACAGAAGCATTTGCAAATGTGTATTTACAATCTGACAGCAGTGTAATTGCCGGGTAGATGGTTGACCTCTCTGACAGTGCAGAAAGCCTCCCTTCCAAACTGTCTGTTTATGTGAACTCTCCCAGACCTGCCCAGTCCAGCTGAAGTCAATCTGAGCACACTCATGGCCACACAATTTATGGGGCAGGATGCTTAGCAAAGGAGATATTGCCCCTTCCTTCTTAGTGGTGTATTTTATAGTATCCATGTTCAGAGTCCTAGTTAAAAATATCTGGCTTGAATAAAATAAGTTATTGACAAGGTACAGATCTCAGGGAATCTCTGAAGCCACTGAATAAATCAGCTTC
This genomic window from Macaca mulatta isolate MMU2019108-1 chromosome 20, T2T-MMU8v2.0, whole genome shotgun sequence contains:
- the NUDT7 gene encoding peroxisomal coenzyme A diphosphatase NUDT7 isoform X2 translates to MSPPGLPQEPDRNSLLDDAKARLRKYDIGGKYSHLPYNKYSILLPLVVKEGKLHLLFTVRSEKTDALITPFVGLIDHNFQAQPNPAEVKDVFLVPLAYFLHPQVHDQHYVTRLGHRFINHIFEYTNPEDGVTYQIKGMTANLAVLVAFIILEKKPTFEVQFNLSDVLSSSEELFLKVHKKATSKL
- the NUDT7 gene encoding peroxisomal coenzyme A diphosphatase NUDT7; protein product: MSPPGLPQEPDRNSLLDDAKARLRKYDIGGKYSHLPYNKYSILLPLVVKEGKLHLLFTVRSEKLRRAPGEVCFPGGKRDPTDMDDAATALREAQEEVGLRPHQVEVVCCLVPCLIDTDALITPFVGLIDHNFQAQPNPAEVKDVFLVPLAYFLHPQVHDQHYVTRLGHRFINHIFEYTNPEDGVTYQIKGMTANLAVLVAFIILEKKPTFEVQFNLSDVLSSSEELFLKVHKKATSKL
- the NUDT7 gene encoding peroxisomal coenzyme A diphosphatase NUDT7 isoform X1; this translates as MSPPGLPQEPDRNSLLDDAKARLRKYDIGGKYSHLPYNKYSILLPLVVKEGKLHLLFTVRSEKPCEMLAPPLPSIMIVSFPRSPQKPSRCQHHAPCTACGTTDALITPFVGLIDHNFQAQPNPAEVKDVFLVPLAYFLHPQVHDQHYVTRLGHRFINHIFEYTNPEDGVTYQIKGMTANLAVLVAFIILEKKPTFEVQFNLSDVLSSSEELFLKVHKKATSKL